The segment gtctgtctttctcgctctgtctttctctctgtctctctctcactctctctccacactcacacacattcagttgTGTCCTTTTGACTTGAAATGTGTGGAACAAGCTATTCCCTCCCCTATTCCATACTgtgacacacaacacaacgtGCAATTACAGTATGACTAAAACGTCATACAAGTAAATGACAACCATTAATTTACAAGGCATTGGCCCCTCTGACTGTGTGCAGTTTGACAGCAGGaccagagcagacacacaccatctacTGTAGCCCTTTAATGACCTCTAATCTTGCCTCTCAGTTCCAAGTCAGAACATTTTGTTCCACTGAATAATGGATGACATAGTTCTGTTTGACTTGTAgcttttaatttaaaccaaGACATTATCAACTTGTTTAAATGAGAGATCTTTCAAGAATGAGGACAGTCAAATTCAAATCAAGTCAAATTCAGTCAAATTTGAGACTGTTTGAAACATTTATATTTCCGGTTCAAAATATCCGGTTTGGAAACTAAAGTGTGAACATATAAATTGCAGAATTGAGTCAGGTAAGTGATAAGGCTCGTCTTTTGAAATGACCTGAGATGAGGTGGGCCACATGGTATCAGGGCCATCCATGCCTGAAGCGCTTTAATCACACCTAACTTTAATGGTCGCCTTTTCTCCTCCATctaattctctctttctcagccaATTACTTTCTCCTTTGGCAATATTTTTCTGaaggtgtgtgtagatgtggaaCTCGTTGTACTGTCTCCAATTGATTAACAGCATATTCAAACTCAGTCTCGGAGCAGGGAACAAAAAACAGAGTTTGCTTCGGCAGTACAGGATCCAAGCTTCCGTAGCTGCCCTGCATCCTTCTACTTGCTCAGGTTTTAAAGCCTGTTGTCACTATATAGTTAGGTTTAGCCACAATACTTTGGTTAGTGGTGGGATTAAGAACTCCCCCGACCCAAATAAATCAAATTGCAGCCTACATTGATATTCAATTCGTGACTTGCAAAAACACATAAATAAAAGCCTATAAGCATTCCATTTTCAATTCGCGAATTGAGTTCTGACTCACTGGTTTGACTCATATCCACCACAAGCCAGGATTTAACTCTGCATTATTCTGACTAATTAGACAAAAGGccattttcaaaatgtgtttttctgtctcaTGCCTGGTCATTAGAATACATTTATGCGGGGGATTCAGTCATGTTTTTATGCTTATTTTACGATCTTTCATTCGTACTCTGAAAGAATTACAGTGCCACCATGTGGTGTAGCCATCTCCCTGCACTCAGGCGCTACGAGTCAGAGCGACTGTCTGAAAGTGTTCATTCAATAGACTTACTTACTGTAAAAGTGATATactttttattaaataattGATTCTTCAGTTTCAACGTTATTATTGAAGTTTATCAAGGAGAAAATAAGGTGTATTACATGTTATTCATTCAGCAGTAGCTTTCATCCATAGCGACATTTACAAAAGTAGCCTGCAGACGAACATATGGGATCAAAGTTCATGACCTCTTATTTAAATCAGACTATTTTCTGTTCTCTTCTGGATGATAAAAGAGGTTGGTAGAAAATGCTAAGAGTAAGATTTAATTGTTCTTAATCTATCCATACCTTGCTTAAAATCAAACAAGGAAGTGGCATAAATCTAGtgaggtgttactgttttctgTTACCAAAGAGAATGAGTCTCTAGTTCATTGATCCATGAAAGTGGTTCCAGTTAGTGCCTGTAGGTGGCACTGCCCACCAAGGAATGTTTCATGACAGTACATCTTTTTTTATCTGTTGCATCTACCAATGAAGCCACTGACATTATGTAAAATATGCTaatacgctgtgtgtgtgtgtgtgtgtgtgtgtgtgtgtgtgtgtgtgtgtgtgtgtgtgtatgtgttttcctgctgtgtgtgttgttttggtATTTGGTCTCTGTGGACCTTGGATAGGGTCAGCTGATCTGACCTCCATGCTACCTTCTGCCTCTGATTATTAGGCTGCTCTTCACAAACTAATCTAATCTCTACGAGCTAGGCTAGCCGGCTCTCAGATGGAATGGGATGCTAATTTGATTGCACGCTAACTTGTTTAACCTACAAAGACAGAGGATAGGGTATTCCTGGGATGCTGAGACAGTGGAAGAcgcctgtctgtccccctcccttcctgggGGGACAACGGGGATGGTTCAGTCTCTCTTCCAGCATTTTATCCTTCTCTAtctggggaaagggagggggttaCAGAGAAGGATtgtgggagtctgtgtgtgcgtgcgcctgCCATGACTATCCTGTGTTAAATTGATTGGTGTAATAACCCACTGCCCCATGCTCAAAATCCCTACAAATTCCAATGGAAACAGCCAGGACCGGACAGGGCAAGGGACAATGAACAGAAATAATAAGGTGTCACAGGTCATCATTTATCAGTCCGGTGTAAACAGATATCGCTACTGTCTGCAAACATACCTCTGGACGACTGATTGCATAGGGGTAAGCAGGCTGCTGATCATGATTAATGTGTACTTATAcgacacaacccccccacacacacacgcatacacacacacatctatgtgCTAATGATAGGACAGCAGAGGATATCTGCCTTCAAACTCTGCAACTCTGCAAAGAACGTCACTCTATCCTACTTATCCACACCCAGCCCTATCACATCCTTCATTCATGTATgccttcatctctctgtcctctcatccctctaacCCTGTCCAACCCAATTTGTTACTAGTCCGGAGGCTTTGCTCTCAAAAGTAGCGGACATGCAGAGAGCAGAGGAAATGATGTTTTTTTGTGCCAACTAGGCTTTTTTGTATTTGCTGGCCCACGGACAAGGCCCTATCCAGGGCCCAGATTCACAGATACAGGCTTTGATAAACACATAGACATATACAGGAACAACACAGTGCTGGGATAGACATATGATACAcgtcaatgcacacacacacacacacacagacatgcacaaatGATTTACATCCCTGCCTGTCATCGGTCGGTATCTTtaggccaaagtaaattccttgtttgtgcaaactttcaatggcgaataaaaacccattctgattctgattctgatagggTGGGACGAAAACCCTAATTGCTCTCCAGATTGCTGTAGAGagccatacatacacacctgaGGTTAGTTGACTAATTGATTCCAAGTTGAGACCAACAGGCACTCGGGTCCTCTATTCTGTAAAATATTTCTTTGCAGTGTCCATTATGTATTATAATTcctaaaaaatatgttttttcctctccaacaCTGACACAGGAAGTAGAACTCTGGTCATCTTCCGCTCCCCTTGTTTATTGTAGCCAGACTTCCTGTTTTCAGATTCGTCCAGATTGTGCTGAGAGTTCTCCCTTTTCTCTGACTCtgtattgctctctctctctttctctctctctttctctctctctctctctctctctctctatctctctctctctctccctctctctgtgtcttgctCTTTATCCCTCCCCCACCAATtagtctctccttctgtctttctttttttgtctgaCAAAATTATAGATAACTAACACTAGCTTCTTTCAACCCACCATGGGCACATTCTTCATTCttcatgggcacacacactacccttTTAAACATTCCACCTACTCGAATGCCCTCTAGTGTGTgggtacatggtgtgtgtgtgtgtggcgtgtgtgtacaTCTTGTGTCCATACAACATGCAAAAACTGATACTCCTCTCACAGACTTCACGAAGGTTGATAACAGATAGCCTCCttcgcgtttgtgtgtgtgtgatggtgccgTGAGCGGACCGGCCGGAGGAAGAATGCAGATCAGTGCCTAGGGAATGCCAGGAATGTCAGTGTAATTTTATCTAATCCTCCTTGGCCGCTGGAGGCAACTACCTGTACGTATTTCATAACTAcagagggacagtgtgtgtgtgtgtgtgtgcatgtgtgggtcagaaagagaagaacaatAGCCTGCACTGCTCTACAGCATCAGCAGTAAAGAAATAAAAACTCCCCCCAAAACTGTAACTTCTCCAGACACATACTTTATTTCAGCCACAATGTTAACCGATGCAGCAATAATAACCAGCACAAAGTATAACAGAACAGTTGAACTTTTCACTGTTTTCCTTTGACTAGCCATTTGAATACAGTTCCCAGGCTTTAGTAGTCCATTCATGTGATATCAAAACATAtgtgccctctcctctcttgcctGATTGGGCCTTTCATGGCCTTTTCTGTTTTTACTCACAGTCTTACACAAAGACTGGTGAAATAATTACAACAGCCAGTCTAAGCTCTGATACTATTTGTCTTCTGTAATCTTTTTCAAATTCACCAGAAGGGACTTGtcacaggaaggagaggaagaagtcaATTGTTCTGAAATGAGTTGCCGAGTGACATCATTTCAGAATATTCCCCACAAATAGTGATCAAAACAACCCATGGTATAATGCAGGTTTATTCAGGGTAATGTGCTAGCGATAGAAGCCTATTGTGACAAGGTTAAAGTAGAAACCATGTTATTTTAGAGTGTAGATCCAGTTCAATTTTCTTTCAACTGAATGGAATTTAAAAAAACGCATGTTGATGTTGGCACAGCCTCAGTCGGAGAATGCCGTCGACCTCGCTCTCCAGCACATTCATCTGGAGTGTCTGTGTTTGGACTGGTCTGAGCTGAGCTCGTGGGTCTGTGGGCCAGGATGTCTTTAGTGACGGGAGGGGACGGCAGGAAAACAGGCCAGGCCATTGAGGAAGTGAGTGCCCGAGTGGGAGAGTAGCAGAGAGGGtatagggaaggagagaggaaaagggcaAAACTGAACATGAACCCGAGAATTTTAAAATAAGGATCGCCATAATTCATTGAGCTATACCACCCACAGTCCATAGCAGTATAGTCCCAAGTCAGAGTTCCTCATAGTAAACATCTTATCTGTCCACCCACAGAGATCATACAACCACTCCACGTTGAGGATGCGTGTGAACAAGAGGTCacctggagatggagagagatggagccttACGTCACATGGCTGTCCCTGTGAGTTATGGAGGAAACGCCGTCGACAAATCATACTGTGTTGCTCCAGATAGGACTGCCTGCAGGGCTCGTCCACACAGCCGGGCTGTGGTCTCAgagagcccctccgcaggctcGGAGGGAAGCGTGGACACACTGATGTATTTACATACATTCAGACGGGCTTCCTGGCATTGTCGGCCTGAGAGCGTTGATGTCAGATCCACTCCTTCCTGTGTAAGAAGGGAGAACGCCATGCGATGACAATGGGCTCAAAACAGGACAAAGAGGAAATGTTTAAATTTAGGCCTCTCTGACCATCTCCTCTTTCACAGCTATGGACTCTGAAGCTGTTTAGTTTTTGTGAATTCCTCCGGTTTCCCCTCTGCGCTCCCTCTTCCATTGTGTCCTTTCAATAGAAGGATTTTCACATTGAACGCAAATCCTGAGAGAGGTTAGGCTATTGAGACCACAGTTCACTCAATCCCTTCTGTACTCCTGGGACAGTCTAAAAACGGACTTAATATGAAAACTTTAAATTGACCTTTATACTTTAATAGAAACCTGCACGTTTTGAATGGACGCTGCCAATAACCTTTAGAGAAAATtattttgcatgtgtgtatttgtgtgtgtatgagtcggTGCGTGTGTACGTTCagactgtgcctgtgtgtgtgtgtgtttgctctggCTGCGCTCTGTCTGCGTGCGAGCTTTTATCACATAGCTGAGTGTCGGCGTCTGCGCGAGCTCACAGGGCAATAGTTCATCAGTCCAGTTCGAAGAAAAAAATCTTGGACATTTTCTGGGTTCGAAAAGGAATTCTTACTTAGTTCAGAGACGAAGCCAGCGTGATAAAGGGCAAGCCTGTGAAGCCACCGCATAATTTCAGCATTACTCATGGATATCAAAAGTTTACCCGACGGAATAACGCCAGGACACGTTCTGTAGACTTTTAGTAACTTTCACGAATATGTTCTACTCATAATCTTTAGGTAAGTGAATACCAATCGTCGTACCTTTCACGAAGTAATTTAACTTACTTTAAGACACGGGAAGTTAGGGGGCACCATTACTTGCCAGCACAACTTTTTTTGTGACAGACAGTAGAGACGATACCTTCTATTCTTATCAAAAGGCATTGCACTGCAGTTAGTAAAGTACAAAGTAATTATTCAAATGAATTATCCGTTCGTCGTTCAAACATGATAACTATTGTTTTATTGATGGGAAATAGATAATGAATTAAAGTTACCACACTTGTTTGTATAATCTATGAGTTTTAACCGTACAAATGTACTTGTTCAGAGGGCACGAGCCCATTATTTATACAGCTACATGTCATAGGAAATAATAGTAGTGACAACATGTAGCCAAGCTGTGGCTGGATAAAATAGGTTAAAAGTGTTCCTTGCCTCAAGGTCAAACCGGAATTGTGTGGGAAATATGACAGCCTATCACCTGAGTCCTCTGAAGCATATACCTAATACATAATTCAAAACTGTCTCTAGGGCTGAATGGCAGAAAGTCATTCACTGCAATCTTCCAGAGAATGAGACAAATAACCGTTGCATGGCATAGCCTACAGTGCCAACTATACAAAGTCTTTGACTGAAAAACATCCTAATTTAATTGCTCTTTTTAGTCCAGGTGACTCAATGTGTGTAGAACTTCATAAGAATAGACCTCAGATAAGACTGTGGTCCTAAATAGAAACTATAATGTGTGGCAATGTGTCAGTTCAAATGAAGAGTAGACCAGGCTATCTTTATATCTCAGTGGAAGAAGACTGAGCTATGATGAAGTCCCTGCCCAGGCCCAAAAATACCCAGCCCACTCTGTAAAGCTGAGTTTCCATGGCGACATAGGAccagattttttttgttgaggggggggggggttataattACTCTGTCTGATATGGCctgagggggtggggttgggggggcggAGATTTGCTGTGCTGTATAGTGGGTGTTTAAATATGCTGACTCACATGCAAATGGGGGACATTCATATTTGGACCTCTACATGACGTGAAAACTTATTATCCACTGATATAAATTCATCCCACATCAGTTCAGCTTAGCAGCCTTTCTCCTCAGTTAGTCTTGTTAGGGTCGAAATGCATGTAGGCTTCTGTGGGACTGTTTAATGAGAACACAAATCTCAAACAGCCTAGACCTGCAATATAGTTGCATGATTTTGTTTGATCATTATGTATTCTTCctccaggtgtttgtgtgtgtgcgtgcgtgtgtgtgtgtgaaagagagagagacaggatgacaCCACTATCGGTTGATAGCTGACGCCCTAGGATGTGACAAGATGGAAAATTCAGTTAGCCCCGCCCCTGAGTGCAGCCAAGACCCAAACGGGTTCATCAACCGAGTGTTCAATGTGTCGCTGGACGTGGAGAATGAGACCAGTAGCGTGTGTATCCAAGAAGCCATGCCAGGCCTGGGGTCAAGCCTGGGGCTTTTGTCAGGGTCTGGGCCAGAGGAGGGACAGGACCCTGGGCAGGGAGAGACCCAGGgtccccctccccagagccccagcAAGGACCGACCTGAGGTGAGTCGCAGGCCCCGGGCCACGGGGGGCATCTGGAAGATCCTGACCCGTCGCAGAGCAGCCTCGGAGCTGGATCGTAGGCCCCACTCCATGATCCTACCAGGGGAAGCCTCCATCCCTAAACTGTCGTTCGCCGACAAGGTCCGCTCCTTCAAGAAGCTCAAGTCGCCTGCTGTGTTCCGGGGCAAGACGGGCAAGCTGTCCAGCACCAAGTTTAGCAGCGGTGCCTTTGCTGATGAAGAGTCTTTCTGCCGCGACCTGGGGGCTCCCCTGCAGCCCAGCAGGGGGACTCTCCGCCACCGCGCCAAGAGACACTCCTACGCTGGACACACGGCTGATTTTGACTGTTCGTTCGAGGACATCGACTTGTCGCTTGGCCCAATTGACCCCCACCAGCAGTCTGCTCCAGCTGGCGATGTCCCAGTGAGCCAGAACGGCTGTAAGACCTTAGAGAGGGTTTCCTACACCAAGAGAAGCCTCAACTGTAACAATTcggctggggtggaggaggcgagCTTGAAGGGGGGCAGTCCCAGGGTGCACTTGGGGGGCCGGAGGACCAGGGGCCCAGACGTTTGGAGCTATCTGAGGAGGATCTCCATCTTGGGGAAAGCCAACCCGGCCTACTCAGAAAGAAGCTTCGACTCAGAGCTCCACACCCTGGACAAGACCCTGGACTCAGAATACGGGTCAGTGGACTTCGAGTCAGTCCGAGACTTCCAGCCCACGGCCATGCCCAAGCACTCCGACAGCAAGGGCGGCCATTTTGGGGGCCTGTTCAAGTTCTTCAACAGCGTGGCAGAGACGGCCAGGAAGTGGAGGACGTCGTCccgctccttctctcctccagaggggggggagtgctcGCCGCTCGGCTCCCCTCGCACGGCGCAGCGCGCGGGGGACCACGTCCACAGCGTGTCCCTCACCCTCCGCCGGGAGGCACGGCTGGAGCCCCCGCCCACCCCTACGCCGTCCTCCCCCGTCACGCCTCAACCCCCTCGCACGCCACGCCTAAGCTCCTATAACCCCGTCGCACCCCCACCTGTGATTGGTGGACGATCGCCATTGGTGGTGCTTAAGGCCTGGAGGGTGTGCCCTGATTCGCCGAGTGTCAATGGCCTTCAGGGGGCCAGTATTGAAAATACTGACACATGTACAGATAGACATACGGATAGACCATTATCCAGACAGTCAGATAGACAGAGTAACCACAGGTCGACAATAACAGTGGAAAATCACATCCCTCTCCCCAGTTGTGAAAGAGAGGCGGAAGGAGAGAGTCAAACAAGTAGAGACTCCCTGGAGCATGTCtctccagagggagagagagaaggagagggaggggggaaagagagaatgcgagaagaaaagagaggaggaaaggaggagagaggaggggagggacacTCAGGAAATGACCTGGATTCCAAGGATGTTGCACCTGCCTGTGATCACACACAGGTTCCTAACGGCCAATCAGAGGAAGTGGAAGGAGAGGGCATACCCAATAGAGACCCTTCACCGGATTGCTTACAGGAAGTATTCAAAGTgagtatgtacagtacatgatgATGAAAGTGAAATATTTCAGCTTCATTAAAATGCGTCATTTTGAAAAATAATGAATTCAGGACATGTGTTCCTTGTATAACGCACCCATGCCATCCATTGTCATTCTCATAAACAACCACAATATCATGTAACTTCAGCCTATGATCAGCCATGTCTCATGTTTCAGCCTATTAACCATAACCATTATTTTGCTTTTCTGAAAACGTCAGCAGCCATCTTAACCACACATCCTTCAGTGTGTATCCATTAGCAGACAGGCTTGTGTTTGAGGGAGTTAGTGCCCCCTCTGTTGGTCAGTAAAAGTATAGACGCCAGAGGCCACTCATCCCGTTCCTGGCCACAATAGTTTGTCTTTCCCCCAGCGATGACCCCTAGCACACAACAGGAAACTGTCTCTCACTCCATGCTaccagggtgcgtgtgtgtttgtgaaagcgagagagaacgaaagagtgTTGgactgtatgtgtgcttgtctgcttgtgtgtgtgagagaaagagtgtgtgcacacacacacgagtgtgtgcgtgtatgtcggTGTTTGTCAGTTGGTGGGGGGGGCCCTgtcacacagcccccctccctgctcttcGCCcttatggagaaagagagggagattagTCATCTTCCCTCCAGTCTCTCACATCAACACGTTAGAACACGTCAGCCTTTCCAAATCCCAATAACATTCTGCATTGACATTTCAATGTTAATGCAGACCGGAGtcagttatacacacacaagcacaagcacacacacacaaacaaaagggTTTCTCAGGTGTGGACCATCGCCATTCAAATCAAGGGTATTTAGATAAATACTCCTTAACATTAGTCAGGAAAAAGTGCCCCCCAGTTTCTCTCTCCACCAATCAGACAGTTTTAAAAGGCTTATCCCAGCTGTCTCCAGGGCGTCTGTAATGATCCCAGTAAACAACCGTTAGAGGTGTGGTGCGAGGGCGTGCTTTCTACCTACTGGAATGCCATACTGAACACTGCACGTTGTGTATGGTATTATGTCAAcatccgcccccctcccccccctcacacgcTCGGCATCTGTGTGACTGTAGGTAGCCGGTGGTCTGAAAACCACCAACCTACCCCTGGCTCGCTCCAACTCAGGAaagagccccgccccccccaagcccccccgcCCTCGCTCCCGACCGCGGCCGGCCTCGGCCCTGATGGACCTGCGCAGCCCCATCCCGGAGGGCCGTGTGTTTACCCAGCATGCCGAGTGGGGCTCGCTGTGTCGGCGCAGACGCAGGCCCCCTCCCAGCGCGCATCACTCCCCAGGGTTGAGGCGGGCGGTCGCCCGGCCCTGCTCGGTCATAGAAGCCGGCGTTACTATGGATACACGGTCCGCGCAGCGGCACAGAGTAAGAtgttaaacacagacacacaaacacagttttcCTCAGAGCAGAGTTTGACCTATCAACAGCGCCTGTATTTGCCCTGCATTCATACCTGTACTGCACTTACATACAGCAAtctgcctgctctctctctctttttgttgttcgttctctttcactttctcgttcagtctctctgtctctcattgtcTGTGCAGTAAGGACCTCTGTTATATCTCTGTTGCCTTCGCTCTCTTTAACTTTCCCTTTCAATCAATTTCTCTCTATTtttactctgtctctttcaggtctttctctctctcgctctctctgtctgtctctcgctctctcagccCAATTTTCTACCTCATCGCTCCCATGAGCTCTGTCTCTCATTGCCCTAACTCATCCTCAGTTCACATCACCTGGAGATAGGCTGACTGGAATGAATTATGTGTGTACACCACCCGTGCAGAGAAGACCTGTGTGtacttgtatgtgtgtaagtgtgtaggcTTCATGGCCGTGTGTGAGTGGATTAGAAATTGTtcgtgtgggcctgtgtgtttgCTTACGTGTGCACATGTAAGTGTGTTTACAGTTGGTGACATGCAACCGCAGTTTGTTTGTATactactgcatgtgtgtttgtcctaACTGTCCAGTTCTTCCCAGGCTCTGTCTCGCCCCCCTGGGGTGTCCCCGTTAGAACCCCCCCTCAGGGTGTCTCTCCAGAGGtgccgctctctccccctgccccccagcaccctcacTGCCCTGGCCCTGCTCCTGCCACACACAGGTACTAAAGCCACAACCCTCTGCACACACCAAACTCAGTacaacacactgtcacactgtcatCTAGTCCCGTTGTGTCACACTATGTCATATATGGTCCCACTCTGTCATGTAGGCACACTATGTCACACCGTTACTGTGTATTCTCACACTGTGTCATGAAGTCATACTGTCACACTCTGCCATACAGTCACAATGTGTCACACTATGTTATACAGTATAGTCACAATGTATCAGACAGTCTTAGTGACTCTATGTCACACTATGTCATGTAGCCACACGGTATTTCATGCTCTCATGTCGTCATATTATGTCACACTGTGTCATATTGTCAGATACTGTAgtcacacagctgtgtgtgtgtgtgtgtgtcagacatgggTGAGTCATCGTCAGTCCGTTTGCGGACGGGAGACTCTGGTTCCTGCAGGAGGAGACTGCTGAGGCCTGGCTCCGAGCCTCTACAGGTCAACATAgtgagtcaacacacacacacactctcacacacacacacacacacacactttctaccCCTAACCCTTAGTCTGTATCTATCTACAACAACTTT is part of the Osmerus eperlanus chromosome 13, fOsmEpe2.1, whole genome shotgun sequence genome and harbors:
- the LOC134032065 gene encoding uncharacterized protein LOC134032065 isoform X3; this translates as MENSVSPAPECSQDPNGFINRVFNVSLDVENETSSVCIQEAMPGLGSSLGLLSGSGPEEGQDPGQGETQGPPPQSPSKDRPEVSRRPRATGGIWKILTRRRAASELDRRPHSMILPGEASIPKLSFADKVRSFKKLKSPAVFRGKTGKLSSTKFSSGAFADEESFCRDLGAPLQPSRGTLRHRAKRHSYAGHTADFDCSFEDIDLSLGPIDPHQQSAPAGDVPVSQNGCKTLERVSYTKRSLNCNNSAGVEEASLKGGSPRVHLGGRRTRGPDVWSYLRRISILGKANPAYSERSFDSELHTLDKTLDSEYGSVDFESVRDFQPTAMPKHSDSKGGHFGGLFKFFNSVAETARKWRTSSRSFSPPEGGECSPLGSPRTAQRAGDHVHSVSLTLRREARLEPPPTPTPSSPVTPQPPRTPRLSSYNPVAPPPVIGGRSPLVVLKAWRVCPDSPSVNGLQGASIENTDTCTDRHTDRPLSRQSDRQSNHRSTITVENHIPLPSCEREAEGESQTSRDSLEHVSPEGEREGEGGGKERMREEKRGGKEERGGEGHSGNDLDSKDVAPACDHTQVPNGQSEEVEGEGIPNRDPSPDCLQEVFKVAGGLKTTNLPLARSNSGKSPAPPKPPRPRSRPRPASALMDLRSPIPEGRVFTQHAEWGSLCRRRRRPPPSAHHSPGLRRAVARPCSVIEAGVTMDTRSAQRHRALSRPPGVSPLEPPLRVSLQRCRSLPLPPSTLTALALLLPHTDMGESSSVRLRTGDSGSCRRRLLRPGSEPLQVNILISGGSIVSAEAVWDHVTMADRELAFKAGDVIKVLDASNKDWWWGQIDEEEGWFPASFVRLWVNQEDGGVEPAEGTSEVQNGHLDPTNDCLCLGSPLQNRDQMRANVINEIMSTERHYIKHLKDICEGYLRQCRKRVDMFNDDQLKVIFGNIEDIYRFQMGFVRDLEKQYNTEDPHLSEIGPCFLEHQDGFWIYSEYCNNHLDACMELSKLMRDGRYQHFFEACRLLQQMIDIAIDGFLLTPVQKICKYPLQLAELLKYTAQEHSDYRYVAAALAVMRNVTQQINERKRRLENIDKIAQWQASVLDWEGEDILDRSSELIYTGEMSWIYQPYGRSQQRVFFLFDHQLVLCKKDLIRRDILYYKGRIDMDRYEVRDATDGRDDDFNVSVKNAFKLCNKDSEEIHIFLAKKLEEKIRWLRAFHEERKMVQEDEKIGFEISEYQKRQAALTVRKVTKQKDSFIDIILRKRAMLYGHGLKMIKVYSLEFYKALMQQDAMATAKQCELYCRNYQRNWGIQLPTVNSSSI
- the LOC134032065 gene encoding uncharacterized protein LOC134032065 isoform X9; the encoded protein is MENSVSPAPECSQDPNGFINRVFNVSLDVENETSSVCIQEAMPGLGSSLGLLSGSGPEEGQDPGQGETQGPPPQSPSKDRPEVSRRPRATGGIWKILTRRRAASELDRRPHSMILPGEASIPKLSFADKVRSFKKLKSPAVFRGKTGKLSSTKFSSGAFADEESFCRDLGAPLQPSRGTLRHRAKRHSYAGHTADFDCSFEDIDLSLGPIDPHQQSAPAGDVPVSQNGCKTLERVSYTKRSLNCNNSAGVEEASLKGGSPRVHLGGRRTRGPDVWSYLRRISILGKANPAYSERSFDSELHTLDKTLDSEYGSVDFESVRDFQPTAMPKHSDSKGGHFGGLFKFFNSVAETARKWRTSSRSFSPPEGGECSPLGSPRTAQRAGDHVHSVSLTLRREARLEPPPTPTPSSPVTPQPPRTPRLSSYNPVAPPPVIGGRSPLVVLKAWRVCPDSPSVNGLQGASIENTDTCTDRHTDRPLSRQSDRQSNHRSTITVENHIPLPSCEREAEGESQTSRDSLEHVSPEGEREGEGGGKERMREEKRGGKEERGGEGHSGNDLDSKDVAPACDHTQVPNGQSEEVEGEGIPNRDPSPDCLQEVFKALSRPPGVSPLEPPLRVSLQRCRSLPLPPSTLTALALLLPHTDMGESSSVRLRTGDSGSCRRRLLRPGSEPLQVNILISGGSIVSAEAVWDHVTMADRELAFKAGDVIKVLDASNKDWWWGQIDEEEGWFPASFVRVEAHPPPPQTKQVFYINPIATPRCQNTTSKLWVNQEDGGVEPAEGTSEVQNGHLDPTNDCLCLGSPLQNRDQMRANVINEIMSTERHYIKHLKDICEGYLRQCRKRVDMFNDDQLKVIFGNIEDIYRFQMGFVRDLEKQYNTEDPHLSEIGPCFLEHQDGFWIYSEYCNNHLDACMELSKLMRDGRYQHFFEACRLLQQMIDIAIDGFLLTPVQKICKYPLQLAELLKYTAQEHSDYRYVAAALAVMRNVTQQINERKRRLENIDKIAQWQASVLDWEGEDILDRSSELIYTGEMSWIYQPYGRSQQRVFFLFDHQLVLCKKDLIRRDILYYKGRIDMDRYEVRDATDGRDDDFNVSVKNAFKLCNKDSEEIHIFLAKKLEEKIRWLRAFHEERKMVQEDEKIGFEISEYQKRQAALTVRKVTKQKDSFIDIILRKRAMLYGHGLKMIKVYSLEFYKALMQQDAMATAKQCELYCRNYQRNWGIQLPTVNSSSI